A genomic region of Cannabis sativa cultivar Pink pepper isolate KNU-18-1 chromosome 1, ASM2916894v1, whole genome shotgun sequence contains the following coding sequences:
- the LOC115708317 gene encoding type I inositol polyphosphate 5-phosphatase 10 isoform X1 encodes MAIGNKDRKKKSFLQKIFSRERDGRKLSKRRDDSVDQSDSESLCPSSRGGSMISRQHVQSYKVFVATWNAGGISPHSGLNLDDFLQVDNLSDIYVLGFQEIVPLNAGNVLVIEDNEPAAKWLSLVNQSLNKPSKVAPRRMNTGSGALFFAKPSLRKISKNFRTESKRKLKSCNCTAEMERKHSMDFCCPLQQPNLSEVDFSSEEDDEDSLTNSFSNRNHMKYSLVASKQMVGIFVTIWMRTELVQYVSHLRICCISRGIMGCLGNKGCISVSFQFHQTSFCFVCSHLASGEKEGDELRRNLDVIEILKNTQFPRICRSPYSRIPEKILDHDRIIWLGDLNYRISLSYSDTRKLLEAKNWDALFDNDQLNIEREAGRVFKGWKEGKIYFAPTYKYSYNSDSYAGEVHKSKSKRRTPAWCDRVLWHGNGIQQLFYWRGESRFSDHRPVLAAFLVDVLTNGIGSSSKRGLSSSNMKIEIEELLPTK; translated from the exons TTTGCCCTAGCAGTAGAGGGGGATCAATGATATCTCGTCAACATGTTCAATCCTACAA AGTTTTTGTAGCAACATGGAATGCAGGAGGAATATCTCCTCATAGTGGCCTTAATTTGGATGATTTTCTTCAAGTTGATAATCTATCAGACATTTATGTCTTGGG TTTTCAGGAAATTGTTCCTTTGAATGCTGGAAATGTTCTAGTGATTGAAGATAACGAACCTGCTGCAAAATGGTTATCTTTAGTCAATCAGTCTCTGAACAAACCGTCCAAAGTCGCTCCAAGGCGAATGAATACAGGCAGTGGAGCACTGTTCTTTGCTAAGCCTTCTCTTAGAAAGATCAGTAAAAATTTCAGGACAGAAAGCAAAAGAAAATTGAAGTCATGTAATTGCACAGCTGAAATGGAAAGGAAGCATAGCATGGATTTCTGTTGTCCCCTCCAACAACCGAATTTAAGTGAAGTGGACTTCTCTTCTGAGGAGGATGATGAAGATTCTTTGACTAATTCCTTTTCCAATCGAAACCACATGAAGTACAGCCTTGTAGCAAGTAAGCAAATGGTGGGAATTTTTGTTACTATTTGGATGAGGACTGAGCTTGTTCAGTATGTTAGTCATTTGAGAATTTGTTGCATTAGTCGCGGGATCATGGGCTGTCTCGGTAACAAG GGTTGTATATCTGTGAGCTTTCAATTTCATCAGACAAGCTTTTGTTTTGTCTGTAGTCACTTGGCATCTGGAGAGAAAGAAGGGGATGAACTTAGAAGAAACCTTGATGTCATAGAAATACTAAAAAACACTCAATTTCCTAGGATTTGCAGATCTCCATATAGTAGAATACCTGAGAAAATTCTTGATCATGA TCGGATCATATGGCTTGGCGACCTGAATTACCGTATTTCTTTAAGCTACTCCGACACCAGGAAACTTCTAGAGGCCAAAAACTGGGATGCCCTCTTTGACAATGATCAG cTTAATATTGAAAGAGAAGCAGGGAGAGTATTTAAGGGATGGAAAGAGGGAAAGATCTACTTTGCTCCTACATACAAGTACTCTTATAATTCAGACTCTTATGCTGGAGAAGTTCATAAATCAAAAAGCAAAAGGAGAACTCCAGCTTG GTGTGATAGAGTATTATGGCATGGAAATGGGATCCAACAACTCTTTTACTGGCGTGGGGAGTCCCGATTTTCTGATCACCGCCCGGTTTTGGCAGCATTTTTGGTGGATGTTTTGACTAATGGGATTGGGAGTAGTTCCAAGAGGGGATTATCTAGTTCCAATATGAAAATTGAGATTGAAGAACTCTTACCTACCAAGTAG
- the LOC115708317 gene encoding type I inositol polyphosphate 5-phosphatase 10 isoform X2: MISRQHVQSYKVFVATWNAGGISPHSGLNLDDFLQVDNLSDIYVLGFQEIVPLNAGNVLVIEDNEPAAKWLSLVNQSLNKPSKVAPRRMNTGSGALFFAKPSLRKISKNFRTESKRKLKSCNCTAEMERKHSMDFCCPLQQPNLSEVDFSSEEDDEDSLTNSFSNRNHMKYSLVASKQMVGIFVTIWMRTELVQYVSHLRICCISRGIMGCLGNKGCISVSFQFHQTSFCFVCSHLASGEKEGDELRRNLDVIEILKNTQFPRICRSPYSRIPEKILDHDRIIWLGDLNYRISLSYSDTRKLLEAKNWDALFDNDQLNIEREAGRVFKGWKEGKIYFAPTYKYSYNSDSYAGEVHKSKSKRRTPAWCDRVLWHGNGIQQLFYWRGESRFSDHRPVLAAFLVDVLTNGIGSSSKRGLSSSNMKIEIEELLPTK; this comes from the exons ATGATATCTCGTCAACATGTTCAATCCTACAA AGTTTTTGTAGCAACATGGAATGCAGGAGGAATATCTCCTCATAGTGGCCTTAATTTGGATGATTTTCTTCAAGTTGATAATCTATCAGACATTTATGTCTTGGG TTTTCAGGAAATTGTTCCTTTGAATGCTGGAAATGTTCTAGTGATTGAAGATAACGAACCTGCTGCAAAATGGTTATCTTTAGTCAATCAGTCTCTGAACAAACCGTCCAAAGTCGCTCCAAGGCGAATGAATACAGGCAGTGGAGCACTGTTCTTTGCTAAGCCTTCTCTTAGAAAGATCAGTAAAAATTTCAGGACAGAAAGCAAAAGAAAATTGAAGTCATGTAATTGCACAGCTGAAATGGAAAGGAAGCATAGCATGGATTTCTGTTGTCCCCTCCAACAACCGAATTTAAGTGAAGTGGACTTCTCTTCTGAGGAGGATGATGAAGATTCTTTGACTAATTCCTTTTCCAATCGAAACCACATGAAGTACAGCCTTGTAGCAAGTAAGCAAATGGTGGGAATTTTTGTTACTATTTGGATGAGGACTGAGCTTGTTCAGTATGTTAGTCATTTGAGAATTTGTTGCATTAGTCGCGGGATCATGGGCTGTCTCGGTAACAAG GGTTGTATATCTGTGAGCTTTCAATTTCATCAGACAAGCTTTTGTTTTGTCTGTAGTCACTTGGCATCTGGAGAGAAAGAAGGGGATGAACTTAGAAGAAACCTTGATGTCATAGAAATACTAAAAAACACTCAATTTCCTAGGATTTGCAGATCTCCATATAGTAGAATACCTGAGAAAATTCTTGATCATGA TCGGATCATATGGCTTGGCGACCTGAATTACCGTATTTCTTTAAGCTACTCCGACACCAGGAAACTTCTAGAGGCCAAAAACTGGGATGCCCTCTTTGACAATGATCAG cTTAATATTGAAAGAGAAGCAGGGAGAGTATTTAAGGGATGGAAAGAGGGAAAGATCTACTTTGCTCCTACATACAAGTACTCTTATAATTCAGACTCTTATGCTGGAGAAGTTCATAAATCAAAAAGCAAAAGGAGAACTCCAGCTTG GTGTGATAGAGTATTATGGCATGGAAATGGGATCCAACAACTCTTTTACTGGCGTGGGGAGTCCCGATTTTCTGATCACCGCCCGGTTTTGGCAGCATTTTTGGTGGATGTTTTGACTAATGGGATTGGGAGTAGTTCCAAGAGGGGATTATCTAGTTCCAATATGAAAATTGAGATTGAAGAACTCTTACCTACCAAGTAG